The Euphorbia lathyris chromosome 3, ddEupLath1.1, whole genome shotgun sequence genome contains a region encoding:
- the LOC136222690 gene encoding uncharacterized protein — translation MHPRRRRGRPPLNRGIGRNAEGRELRWGPESTEDSVASDARVPPVSQPPENQPVNPPPIPPEPKHRVPPVAPQAAMPQVAQILQLEPRTLVEALVTMMETRKARRRPSELIEDAKNCGAFDFRGTIEPEEADNWLKATEKSFTTIQLSTEDKVKTVFGLLHGPADTWLTRVRGLYPEGFNWDVFKREFMKEYLTESFQKAKRNEFFNLKQGAMTVREYVDKFDDLYRYASQWFPTEEVKCERFKDGLSAFYQNELSLYEGTHYRGWVEKALQKEKLKGKLESENSQKQSGDFGRSKFVKGGSSQFRGGQTQSQNTRGAPVSRTNFRASDTISQASYSPSIASSGNGPKCVQCGKFHSGECRKRSLGCYQCGGRGHLKKDCPSSGRITEPKIRISCYECGEEGHVRTNCPKLNTVGRGRGSQGDRTSGGNSVGRGNGRGNGRGTNMARGAGNTSQGARDQSTQSDRAATQPRVFAMTPQEAVASAEVITGTISLFGKDAYVLIDPGATHSFVSPLFMSDVMWESKLMPGCLIVSMPMGESLVCTHVYPDCEVKLGESFIHADLVPLMVQTSDVILGMDSLSKCQALVDCCRKKVNLKGCESFLAYVIDSGEKPPKLEDVPIVNEYPDVFPDEIPGLPPEREVEFAIDLQPGTAPISLAPYRMAPAEMKELKIQLQELLDKGYIRPSVSPWGAPVLFVKKKDGTMRLCIDYRQLNKVTIRNKYPLPRIDDLFDQLQGAIIFSKIDLRTGYHQLKIREGDVQKTAFRTRYGHYEFLVMPFGLTNAPAAFMDLMNRIFKPYLDTFVIVFIDDILVYSKSKEDHSKHLRTVLQILREKQLYAKFSKCEFWLDEIMFLGHVVSAKGILVDPKKVEAVANWKAPSNVHEVHSFLGLAGYYRRFVNGFSLIASPMTQLLRKGVKFKWTPECQKSFDTLKSRLISAPVLTLPVVGEGYTIYSDASRQGLGIVLMQNDKVIAYASRQLRPHELNYPTHDLELAAVVFALKIWRHYLYGEKCRIFTDHKSLKYIMSQKELNLRQRRWIELLKDYDLTIEYHPGKANVVADALSRKNVGSLSYIKSVKMPLLLQMRALNVELNCGNEGVLCAMLKVRPILRDRIREAQNQDEFLERIKDEVVQGKCTDYKISIDGMLMFGDRMCVPNISDIKKEILEEAHDSSYAMHPGSTKMYRNLRDHFWWKGMKREIAEYVSRCLSCQQVKAEHQ, via the exons ATGCATCCAAGACGACGACGTGGCCGACCACCTCTAAATAGGGGTATAGGTAGAAATGCAGAAGGGAGAGAATTACGATGGGGTCCAGAAAGCACAGAGGATAGTGTAGCCTCTGATGCTAGAGTTCCACCTGTTTCACAACCACCAGAAAATCAACCTGTTAATCCTCCACCAATACCACCTGAACCTAAACATCGTGTACCACCTGTGGCTCCACAAGCCGCAATGCCACAAGTTGCACAAATCCTGCAGCTTGAACCCCGAACATTGGTTGAAGCTTTAGTAACTATGATGGAAACACGTAAGGCACGTCGAAGACCTAGTGAGTTAATTGAAGATGCCAAAAACTGTGGGGCATTTGATTTCAGGGGTACAATTGAACCCGAGGAAGCTGATAATTGGCTAAAAGCTACAGAAAAATCCTTTACTACTATACAGTTAAGTACTGAAGATAAAGTAAAGACCGTGTTTGGTTTATTACATGGGCCAGCAGATACATGGTTAACTAGAGTTAGGGGTTTGTATCCTGAAGGTTTCAACTGGGATGTTTTCAAACGTGAATTTATGAAAGAATATCTGACTGAATCATTTCAGAAAGCAAAGAGGAATGAGTTCTTTAATTTGAAACAGGGAGCTATGACTGTGAGGGAGTATGTGGACAAGTTCGATGATTTATACCGTTATGCAAGTCAGTGGTTTCCGACTGAGGAAGTTAAATGTGAAAGGTTCAAAGATGGTCTGAGTGCATTTTATCAGAATGAACTGAGTTTGTATGAAGGTACGCATTACCGAGGCTGGGTGGAAAAAGCATTGCAGAAAGAAAAGTTGAAAGGCAAGTTAGAATCTGAGAATAGTCAGAAGCAGTCAGGGGATTTTGGGAGATCCAAGTTTGTGAAAGGGGGATCATCTCAGTTTCGAGGTGGTCAAACTCAGAGTCAGAACACAAGAGGAGCACCTGTGAGCCGTACTAATTTCCGAGCATCTGATACTATTAGTCAAGCTTCGTATAGTCCTTCCATTGCTAGTAGTGGTAATGGTCCAAAATGTGTTCAGTGTGGGAAATTTCATTCTGGAGAATGCAGGAAAAGATCTCTGGGATGTTATCAATGTGGAGGAAGGGGTCACTTGAAAAAGGATTGCCCATCATCAGGGAGGATAACAGAACCTAAAATAAGAATTTCATGTTATGAATGTGGCGAAGAAGGGCATGTACGTACTAATTGTCCTAAATTGAACACTGTTGGGAGAGGTCGAGGATCACAGGGTGACAGAACAAGTGGAGGTAATTCAGTTGGAAGAGGAAATGGTCGTGGTAATGGTAGAGGTACCAATATGGCCAGAGGAGCTGGTAATACTTCTCAGGGAGCTAGAGATCAGAGTACTCAGTCAGACAGAGCTGCAACTCAACCTCGAGTTTTTGCTATGACTCCACAAGAAGCTGTTGCATCTGCAGAAGTTATCACTGGTACGATTTCTTTATTTGGAAAAGATGCTTATGTGCTTATTGATCCGGGTGCTACGCATTCCTTTGTGTCGCCTTTATTTATGTCTGATGTAATGTGGGAGTCGAAATTGATGCCTGGATGTTTAATTGTTAGCATGCCTATGGGAGAATCTTTAGTATGTACACATGTCTATCCTGATTGTGAAGTAAAATTAGGAGAGTCCTTTATACATGCTGATTTGGTACCTTTAATGGTTCAAACATCTGATGTGATATTAGGCATGGATTCATTATCTAAGTGTCAAGCCTTGGTAGACTGTTGTAGGAAGAAAGTTAATCT GAAGGGGTGTGAATCTTTCTTGGCATATGTGATAGACAGCGGGGAAAAACCTCCTAAATTAGAAGATGTGCCAATTGTGAATGAATATCCAGATGTGTTCCCAGATGAGATACCAGGGTTACCACCAGAAAGAGAAGTCGAGTTTGCAATTGACTTACAGCCGGGTACTGCTCCTATATCCCTAGCACCATATAGAATGGCACCGGcagaaatgaaagaattaaaaaTACAGTTGCAAGAGTTGTTAGATAAGGGATATATACGACCTAGTGTGTCACCCTGGGGAGCTCCGGTGTTGTTTGTGAAGAAAAAAGATGGAACAATGCGGTTGTGTATAGATTACCGTCAATTGAATAAGGTTACAATCCGTAACAAGTATCCGTTGCCTAGAATCGATGATTTGTTTGATCAGCTGCAAGGGGcaataatattttcaaaaattgatCTGAGAACCGGATATCATCAGTTGAAGATCAGAGAAGGAGATGTTCAGAAAACAGCTTTCAGAACTCGATATGGGCATTATGAGTTTTTGGTAATGCCATTCGGGTTAACTAATGCACCCGCTGCATTTATGGATCTGATGAACCGAATATTTAAACCTTACTTAGATACATTTGTAATTGTGtttattgatgatattcttGTGTACTCTAAGAGTAAGGAAGACCACAGTAAGCATTTGAGGACAGTTTTGCAAATTCTGAGAGAGAAGCAATTGTATGCCAAATTCAGTAAATGTGAGTTTTGGCTTGATGAAATTATGTTCTTGGGGCATGTGGTATCAGCTAAGGGAATTCTAGTGGATCCTAAGAAAGTTGAAGCTGTAGCTAACTGGAAAGCACCATCGAATGTACATGAGGTGCACAGTTTTCTAGGGTTAGCAGGGTATTACAGAAGGTTTGTGAATGGATTCTCACTTATAGCTTCTCCAATGACGCAGTTGCTGAGAAAGGGAGTAAAATTCAAGTGGACACCCGAGTGTCAGAAAAGTTTTGATACTTTGAAGTCAAGACTTATTAGTGCTCCAGTGTTGACACTACCTGTAGTGGGTGAAGGGTATACAATATATAGTGATGCTTCAAGGCAAGGCCTTGGAATTGTGTTGATGCAGAATGATAAAGTAATTGCTTATGCATCACGACAGTTAAGACCACATGAATTGAATTACCCGACACACGATCTTGAATTAGCTGCTGTTGTGTTTGCTTTGAAGATTTGGAGACACTATCTTTATGGTGAGAAATGTCGCATTTtcactgatcacaagagtttgaagtaTATAATGAGTCAAAAGGAATTAAATCTGAGGCAAAGAAGATGGATTGAGCTACTGAAAGATTATGATCTGACAATTGAATATCATCCTGGTAAAGCTAATGTTGTAGCTGATGCTTTGAGTCGCAAGAATGTTGGAAGTTTGAGTTATATTAAATCTGTAAAAATGCCTTTGTTACTTCAAATGAGGGCTTTGAATGTAGAGTTGAATTGTGGAAATGAAGGAGTGTTATGTGCAATGTTGAAGGTGAGACCAATTCTTAGGGATAGAATCAGAGAAGCTCAGAATCAAGATGAGTTCTTGGAGCGGATTAAAGATGAAGTTGTGCAGGGAAAGTGTACTGATTACAAGATTTCAATAGATGGCATGCTAATGTTTGGAGATAGAATGTGTGTTCCAAATATTAGTGATATTAAGAAGGAGATATTAGAAGAAGCTCATGATTCCTCCTATGCAATGCACCCTGGGAGTACAAAGATGTACAGAAACCTTCGTGATCATTTTTGGTGGAAAGGGATGAAAAGAGAAATAGCTGAATATGTGAGCAGATGTTTGAGTTGCCAACAAGTCAAAGCCGAACATCAATGA